The genomic segment GGATCTCCTGGACCCAGGTGGAGACCGGCTCGGCCATCACCTGGAAATATCCCAGCGTGATTCTCCAGGGGGACAACAGCGTGGGCGAGTTCCGCTCCGTGGCCCTGACCAACCATTACCAGCAGGCCGACACCGGCACCAAGATGATCCACCTGGGCCGCAACACGAAGAGCACCATCATCTCCAAGGGCATCTCGGCCGGCCATGGCCGCAATGCCTACCGGGGTCTGGTGCGGGTGGCCCGAAGTGCCGTCGGCGCGCGCAACTACACCCAGTGCGATTCCCTGCTGCTGGGAGACCGCTCGGCCGCCCACACCTTCCCCTATATCGAGGTGAAGAATCCCACGGCCCAGGTGGAGCACGAGGCCAGCACTTCCCGCATCGGCGAGGACCAGTTGTTCTATTGCCAAAGCCGGGGCATCGGTGCGGAGGAGGCGGTGGCGATGATCGTCAATGGCTTTTGCAAGGACGTGTTCCGGGCGCTGCCCATGGAATTCGCCGTGGAAGCCCAGAAGCTCTTGGGCGTCAGCCTGGAAGGCGCAATCGGTTAGAGGAAAGCACTGATTTATGGAAACACTGATTAAGTCCGTCACACCGGCGCATGCCGGTGCCCAGGTTGTTGATTCTCCTGGATTCCGGCTTTCGCCGGAATGACGAAATTGAATTAATCAGCATTTCCAGAGAGTGAAGACAAATGTCCGCCATGCTCGAAATTAAAAACCTCCACGTCGGCATCAACGACGGGACCGCTCTGAAACCCATCCTGCGCGGCATCGATCTCACGGTGGCGGCCGGTGAGGTCCATGCCGTGATGGGCCCCAATGGCTCCGGCAAGAGCACTTTGGCCCAGGTGCTGGCCGGACGCGAGAGCTACACGGTCACCGCCGGCAGCATCCGCTACCAGGGCCGCGACCTGTTCGAGCTGCTGCCCGAGGAACGGTCCCGGGAGGGGATATTTCTCGCCTTCCAGTACCCGGTGGAAATTCCCGGCGTCGCCAACATCTATCTGCTCAAGGCGGCCTTGAACGCCCAGCGCGTCCATCGCGGCGAGGCGGAGCTGGACGCGGTGGACTTTCTTGCCCTGATCAGGGATCAGTTGCGGCGCATGGGCATGGACGAAGCCCTGCTCTACCGGCCGGTGAACCAGGGCTTTTCCGGCGGCGAGAAGAAACGCAACGAGATCCTGCAAATGACCGTGCTGGCACCGAAACTCGCCATCCTCGACGAGACCGATTCCGGCCTCGACATCGATGCCCTCAAGGTGGTCGCCGACGGCGTCCAGGCCATGCGCCACCCGGAGCGCGCCATCATCCTGGTGACCCATTACCAGCGCCTGCTCGACTACATCGTGCCCGACCGGGTCCATGTGCTGGCCCAGGGGCGCATCGTCCGCTCCGGCGGGCCGGAGCTGGCCCTGGAACTGGAGCGCCGCGGTTACGGCTGGCTTGATGCCGGTGCCACGCCGCCCGAAGGACGGACGGGAGCGGCGCCATGAACGCATCCCTGCACTATCTGCATGAAATCACCCGCCTCACGGCCGTGCTGCCGGGCCGGCAACTGCCCTGGCTGAAGGGCCTGCGCAGCGAGGCCATGGGCGCCTTCGCCATCAACGGCTTCCCGACAACGCGGGACGAGGACTGGAAATACACCAGCATGGCGCGGATCGAGCAGGGGAAATTTTCCTTCCTCGCCGCCGCCCCGACCATCCTCGGCGCCGACGACATAGCTGCCCTGGCCCTGCCCGGCGCCCATCGCCTGGTCTTCGTGGACGGCCGCCATGCGCCGGGGCTGTCCAGTCTGAGCAAGCTGCCTGACGGCATCACCGTGGCCAGTCTCGCCGCCATGCTGGAGCGCAATCCCGAAACGCTGCGGATCTGGCTGGCCCGTCCCGGCGTCGGCCGCGCCGCCGGCTTTGCCGCCCTCAACACGGCCTGCATGACCGATGGCGCCTATGTGCATCTGGCACCGGGCACCATCCTGGAGAGGCCGCTGCAACTGCTGTTCGTGGCCACCACGCCAGCCCTGGCCAGCCATAGCCGCAACCTGGTGGTGGCCGAGGCGAACAGCCGTGCCTGCATCGTCGAGCACCATGCTGCGGTCCCCGGCGCGGCGGCGTATTTCACCAATATCGTGAGCGACATCGTCGTCGGGCAGTGCGCCTGCATCGAGCACCACAAACTCCAGGAGGAAGGAACCCAGGCCTTCCATGTGGCCGCCGTAAACGCGGAGCTGGCCCGGGACAGCCATTTTATGTCCACTTCCTTCGCCCTGGGGGGCGTCCTGGCCCGCACCGACATCAACGTCGGACTCCAGGCCGAGGGGGCGGACTGCACCCTCGATGGACTCTATCTGGCCGACGGCCGCCAGCACATGGACCATCACACCCGCATCGACCACGCCCGGCCCCACGGCACCAGCCGCGAGTTCTACAAGGGCGTGCTGGCCGGCGCCGCCCGGGCCGTGTTCAACGGCAAGGTGATCGTCCATCCCGGCGCCCAGCACAGCGACGCCGAGCAGATCAACCGCAACCTGCTGCTGTCGGAACAGGCGGAGATCGATACCAAGCCCCAGCTCGAAATCTGGGCCGACGACGTCAAGTGCAGCCACGGCGCCACGGTGGGCCAGCTTGATCCTGAGCAGATTTTCTACCTGCGGGCGCGGGGCATGGCCGAAGCCGAGGCCAGGACGCTGCTGACCCACGCCTTCGCTGCGGAAATGGTGGAGCGGGTGCACCCGGCGCCCCTGCGCGCCCGACTCGACCGCCTGCTGCGGGAGCGGCTGGCGCCAGGAAGCAAGGCCACATCATGAACACTACGGAACAAAAGGCATCGCCCACTCCGACCACAACCGCCCCCTTCGACGTGATGGCGCGGCGCCGCGACTTCCCCATCCTGAGCCGGCGCGTCCATGACCTGCCCCTGGTCTATCTGGACAACGCCGCCACCAGCCAGAAGCCCCGCTGCGTCATCGACTGCGAGACGCGCTACTACAGCGAGTACAACGCCAACATCCATCGCGGCATCCACAGCCTGAGCCAGCAGGCCACCAATGCCTACGAAGAGGCGCGGGACGCGGTGCAGCGCTTCATCCACGCCGCCCGGCGCGAGGAAATCATCTTCGTGCGAGGCACCACCGAGGCCATCAACCTGGTGGCCGATAGCTACGGCCGACGCCTGGGACCGGGGGACGAAATCCTGGTGACCGAGATGGAGCATCATTCCAACATCGTGCCCTGGCAACTGCTCTGTGAGCGCCGGGGCGCGGTGCTGCGGGTGGCGCCCATCAACGAGGCCGGCGAGCTGATCCTGGAGGACTTCGAGCGCCTGCTCGGCCCCCGCACCCGGCTGGTGGCCCTGACCCATCTATCCAACGCCCTGGGCACCATCAATCCCTTGAAGCGCCTGATCGTCCTGGCCCACGCCCAGGGCGCGGCGGTGCTGGTGGATGGCGCCCAGGCGGCGCCCCATCTGGGGGTGGATGTGCAGGCCCTGGACTGCGAGTTCTATGCCTTCTCCGGCCACAAGGTCTATGGCCCCACCGGCATCGGCGTGCTCTACGGCAAGGCCGCGCTGCTGGCCGAGATGCCGCCTTACCAGGGCGGCGGCGACATGATCCGCCAGGTCAGTTTTGCCGGCACCACCTACAACGACCTGCCCTACAAGTTCGAGGCCGGCACCCCCAACATCGCCGGCGGCATCGGCCTGGGCGTGGCCCTCACCTATCTCCAGTCCCTGGGGCTGGCGGCGGTGGCGGCCCACGAGCAGGCCCTGCTCACCTATGCCACGGTGCGGGCTGCGGCGACGCCGGGCCTGCGGGTGATCGGCAACGCCCGGGCCAAGGCGAGCATCCTCTCCTTCGTGCTGGACGGCGTCCATGCCCACGATGTGGGCACCATCCTCGATCGGGAGGGCGTAGCGGTGCGCAGCGGCCACCACTGCGCCATGCCGGTGATGGACCACTTCGGCCTGCCAGCGACGGTGCGGGCCTCCTTCGCCCTCTACAACACCCACGCGGAAGTGGACGCCCTGTTCGCGGCCCTGGCCAAGGTGCGGGAGATCTTTCCATGAATGAGGACCTGCGCAACCTCTACCAGGAGGTCATCGTCGATCACAGCCGCCGGCCGCGCAATTTCGGCCCGCTGCCCGGGGCCAGCCACCACGCCGAGGGCTACAACCCCCTCTGCGGCGACCGGCTGACCCTCCATCTCAAGCTGGCCGACGGCATCATCGAGGCGGCCACTTTCGAGGGCAATGGCTGCGCCATCTCCACCGCCTCGGCCTCCCTGATGACCGAGGCCCTGATCGGCAAGACCGAAGCCCAAGCCGAGGACCTGTTCACCGGATTTCACGCCCTGGTGACCGGCGCCGCAGACAGCCCCGGCCCGGCGGCCCTGGGCAAGCTGCAGGCCCTGGCCGGAGTGCAGGAATTCCCCACCCGGGTCAAATGCGCGACCCTGGCCTGGCACACCCTGCACGCGGCCCTGCACGCGGCCCTGCACGACCAGGTCGCGCCGATTTCCACGGAGGAGTAAGCGCCATGGGAATCCTCGACTGGCGGCACCGGAGCGAAACGACGAAGAACGCGCCCTCCCTGGAGGAGCAGATCATCGCGGCGCTGCGCACCGTCTTCGACCCGGAGATTCCAATCAACATCTACGACCTGGGCCTGATCTACGCCCTGGACCTGACCGACAACGGCCACGTCAGCATCCGCATGACCCTGACCGCCCCAGGCTGTCCTGTGGCCCAGACCTTCCCCGACACCGTGGCCGCCGCCGTCATGGAAGTCCCGGGAGTGCGCGAGGTGGAAGTGGAACTGGTCTGGGAACCGCCCTGGTCCAGGGAATTGATGAGCGAGGCAGCGCGCCTGGAACTGGGGCTGTTATGACATGAACACATGGATCGATGTCGCCGCGACGGCGGACTTCCCCCCCGGCAGCTTTCGCACCCTCGACCTGGAGGGCGTGCCGGTGGCCGTATTCAATGTGGACGGCCACTACTACGCCATCCAGGACTGCTGCTCCCACGAGGCCGAGACCCTCTCCTACGGCATGGTCGAAGGCCTGGAGATCACCTGCCCCCGCCACCTGGCCCGCTTCTCCCTGGCCACCGGCGCGGCCCTGTCTCCTCCGGCCTACGAACCTGTCGCCACTTTCCCGGTGCGGGTCCATGAGGGAATGGTACAGATCCAGGATAAGCGCTTCGATTGAGCCAGGCGCCTCTGACGACCGGCAGGGACTGGATTTCGGCCGAAGCCGTTAGTCGTATCGCGGATCGGTTCCGTCCGCTATGAGATGCATAAGGGGCGCTTCGTAATTGCCGGAATCGCCGTTCCGGCAGCGTCGACTTTCAGACCACCATTTCCTCCAGCGAACGGTCCACCTTGAACCCCATTTCCTCGAAGTTCTTGAAATGCCGTTTTCTGCATTCGATGCAGAATTCCTCGTTCGGGCGCAGTAGATCCGGGGCGAACAGCCGGCACCGCTCGGTCGCGCACCTGTTCGCCGTCCTTAAGCGTGTTTAGCCCGCCTTCTCATTCTTCGTGCGAGACGCGGAAACCGCCTTCACCAACCGCGCCGCCTTTGGGTCGTAGACGTAGTTAGTTATCGTCCCGTCCTTGATGCGCTCTACGGCCTCGTCAACAACGAACAAAGGAACGAGGAACCATTCCTGCGGCTGCACTGGATGGCCGAAGCGGTCGTTGATGGCGATGTCCAGCCGCGCAGGCGCAAACAGCCTGTGAAACAGGTTCTCCATTCGCGAGCGGTTGATGCCTGCCAGCTTGTAGGTGGCAACCACCTCGACCTTCGCCAGAAGGTATGTGGCGTCATGCTCGGCGTCCGCGATGCGGGTCTCAACCTTGCTGCCGGTCACGCCGATCTTATGGATCAGGTCGCGGTGTTGCGCAACATAGGGATGATCGGACAGCGAGCGCAAGACATAGATCGTGCCGCTCTCGACATCATCGGCCTCGAACTCACCGCCGAAGGACATTTGCCCGCTCTCCGGCGAAACCAACCGCCGCGCGGCGGGGTCGTTGTAGAACGCGCGTTGAAGCGAGCGCAGCAATAGATTGCTCTCTGTGCCGTTGGCGAAGATCAGCCGCAGGCGGCGATCCACTTCCCCCGCTGTCGTCTTCAAAGGTTCTCCCACCTCGGCGACATAGAGGGTGATGCCGTCGAGGACGAAGAAGTCTCCGGCTTCAATCGCGCGGCGGCCCGCCTCGATGGGCTGGGATTGGCGCAGGCCAGTCTTGAGGTCGGCTGCCACGCGCTCAAACAGCGGCCTGAACGTCTCGAAGTCCTCGCACGGCTTGCGGTCGGCGATCTCCTCGGCAGCGCGTTTGTCGGCGCTGGTGCGGACATGGCGCAGGACGGTGATGTCGTCTGCGTTGGCAACCCCGCCTAGTTCGGCGGCTAGCTGATCCACGTTGTACGTGGCAAGAGGCTCGGCGACTCCCAGGGTGCCGGCAAGCAAGCCCTGATGGTCCAGCGGCTCTAGCAGGGCGCGGCAGTCAGGGAGCACCCGCAGGCGATCGAACCGCACGGCATACAGTCGCTCGAAGATGTCGCGGTCTTCCCCGTGTTGCGGAGCGCGACCGTGCTTCTCGACAAACCGCTGGATTTCCTCGAAGCCGGCGATGACGCGCTCCTCGCGCGGCGGGCGTCCGCCCTTGGCTTCCGGAACAGCGAACTCCGAAAGTTCCGCCGCCAGTTCGTCTAGGTCGGGGTCACTCATACCGACCCTCTTTCTTGAAGCGCATAAACGCGGCGGCACCTTCGGCCATGCGTCGCTCCCACGCATCCTGCGAATCGAGCGCGGGCACTCGTCCGCGCTCCTTCTTGAACTGGACAGCACGGATGGCGAAGTCTTTCGCTTCGTCCGGCGTCAGGTTCGCACGCTTGGCGGAGATTGCCGCCGCGACCTGCTTCAAGCTGTCCTCGCTCATGGCCTTGGCGAGGATGGCGTAGGCTTCGCCGAAGGGGTTGATACGGTCGATGAGGTCGATGTCCAGTTCGCGCACATCCATCGCAAAGCGGCGCACGCCATCGATCAGGGCAGTGTTGGGGGGTGCATCGTCGCCATCGCCACCATTGCCGCTCGTCACAAGCTGCTTCGCCTGCTGGGTCAGCGTAAGGGCGGCGATAGCGTGCTGGCGCACGGCTTCCTGATCTTCGGCGTCAAGGTCGGGGTACTTGTCCTTGATGATCTTACCCATGCGGACCTGCGTCAGTTCCTCCGGCACCAGCTCTTCATCGAACAAGCCTCGCTCGATGGCGGTCTTGTCCTGAATGAAGGTGGCGATCACCTCATTCAGGTCCTCCTGGCAAATGCGCGTCGCTTTCTTGCTCTTGGGTTCGGCGAGGCCCTTGATCTCAATCTGCACCTGTCCGGTCTGGTGGTTGACACCAACGTTGGACTTGTCGGGATCGTAGCCGCCCTCGCCGTAGTCGAAGCCGGGCGTCGGGATGCTGTCCGCGTTCTTGGGCTTGAACTCGAAGCGCGGGGCGAGAACCTGCTCCATCAGGAGGCTCGCAGCGATGGCCTTCAAGGTGTCGTTGACGGCCTCGGTCACAGCTTCCTCGGCTGCATCCGGCTCGGCGATCAGGTTGGTGAAGCGGGCGCGGGTCTTGCCAGACTAGGTCTTCAGCAGGCACATCCGGCCCAATGTAGCGCGACTTCGGCCCCATGTCGCGGTGGGTCAGCTTGAACCAGGCGCGTGCAAAAACTTGCTCGAAGTAGGCGGGATCATCGCGGAAACGTTCAGCGATCTTTCGGTATTCTGGATCGAAGCGCATCGCCATATCGGCGTCAGTCATGATCGGCTTGCGGCGGATTGTCGGGTCCTCAACATCCACCGGCATATCCTCTTCTTTGATGCCTATTGGCTCCCACTGATGTGCCCCGGCCGGCGACTTCTGCAGCCACCAGTCGTAGCGTAGCAGCAGGTCGAAGTAACCTCCTCTACCGGTATTCCACTTCATCGGATGCGTTGTCCAGGAGCCCTCAATGCCACTGGTAACAGTGTCACGACCAATACCGCGGGTGGTGTGGTTCTGCCAGCCCAGGCCCTGCTCCTCAAGTTCGGCACCCTCGGGGGCTGGACCCAGATTAGCTGCACTGCCGTTGCCATGGCACTTACCCACTGTGTGGCCACCGGCGGTCAGTGCCACTGTTTCCTCGTCGTTCATCGCCATGCGGGCGAAGGTGATGCGTACATCATGGGCAGTCTTGAGTGGGTCAGGCTTACCATCGACTCCTTCAGGGTTCACGTAGATCAGGCCCATCATTACGGCCGCAAGTGGGTTTTCCAGATCGCGTTCGCCCGAGTAGCGGCTGCCTTCGCTGCCGCTGGGCGCTAGCCACTCTTTTTCAGAACCCCAATAGGTATCCTTTTCAGGGTGCCAGATATCTTCACGGCCAAAGGCGAAGCCGAAGGTCTTTAAGCCCATCGACTCATAGGCCATGTTGCCGGCCAGGATAATCAAGTCTGCCCAGCTGAGCTTGTTGCCGTACTTCTTCTTGATCGGCCATAGCAGGCGACGGGCCTTGTCGAGGTTGGCGTTGTCGGGCCATGAATTGATGGGGGCAAAACGTTGATTGCCTGTGCCACCACCGCCACGGCCATCTGCAATACGGTAGGTTCCAGCGGAGTGCCAGGCCATGCGGATCATCAGGCCGCCATAGTGGCCCCAGTCGGCCGGCCACCAGTCCTGGCTATTGGTCATCAGGGCTTTGAGGTCATTTTTCAACGCCTCAACATCGAGCTTTTTGACTTCTTCGCGGTAGTTGAAACCCGCTCCGAGGGGATTTGTCTTGGTATCGTGCTGATGGAGGATGTCCAGATTCAGGGCTTTTGGCCACCAATCCAGGTTTGTCATGTTCGCTGAAGTTACACCGCCATGCATCACGGGGCATTGGCCACTGCTATTCATCTTCTCGATAGACATTTGATCTCCTTTTCTGTATCCAGTGCATGAAACAGTCTGGTCACATTACGCCAGTCTGATTCATTGTGCTAATCAATAGATCCTACTGCCCCGATTGGGGAAGTTGATCGGCTGCACCTATCAGTCTTCAAGTCAGCTGCGAAGATTCGTGGGATTTATGCGATTCAGATAAATGTTGCGGCGGGTGAGTTGAAGTCCTCGGAGGGGACGGCGAGCTTCTCAATTAGCCGGTTATTCCAGTTCAACCAGATATCCCGGCCAGTCGCAGGTGCACAGTGAATATGTGTATCAGATTAATTGGTGAGAATATCCCCCTGCCGATTGTCTACTGTAACAACAGTGGGGTGATATTCAATAGTTGGAATGACACCCATATTCTGTTGGAAAGACTCTAAGAACTGAGGCGTAAAAAACGCATCAGCGTGTTCTCTGGACTCCCATAGGTAGACCGATAGACCTTGGCTGGTTTCTGTATCAAAACAGAACTGCTTACTGTAAAGATGAGGAAGGCCCAGGAAAATATTTTTTGCGCCATGGAGCAGTATGGCGTTGATTTCATCCTGAGTGAATTTTTTTTGGGTCTGGTATTTAACAATAACGGTAATCATAGGGTTCTCCATGGGTTGATGATTGGACAAAGGTAAAGTCGATACGGGAACACGATCAACAGACCGGATGATCTTCGAGTATCAGTTCTGAAGCCCGGAGGGCAATGGCCATGATGGTCGCATTGGTGATTCCCGCAACCATTTCCGGAATGATGGAAGCATCGACGATCCGCAACCCATCCGTCGAGTGAACTCTCATTTTCGAATCGACGACCGAGTTCTGAATGGTCGAGCCCATCGCACAGGTACCAACAGCGTGAAAGCCCGGTAAGCCATTTCTCTGGTACAGGTCGATAATTTCGTCATCAGTTTGTGCTTCAGCAGAGTTTGTGGCCTCCTGCATGATTCGTTGTGCCAACGGTGTTTGAGCGGCGATATGACGTATATGACGAACTGCAGCAACACTGATCTGACGGTCATATTCGTCACTCAAGTAATTGGACTGGATGGATGCAGGCTGTTGACCATCGAAAGACGTAATCTGTATCTGCCCCTGGCTTTGTGGATAGATTGGGTAACCTAGAAGTGTGACGCCAGGCGAATTACTAAAGGCATCTCCTTGACGGGAGAATGGGTTGAACATCAACTGAATATCCGCGCGTTTGTTAGCTGCATTGGTTGAGATAAATGCTGCGGCATGACAAGGTGACTGCGACATAGGGCCAGTGCGGTTAATGTAGTAACGCAAAACATTGCGCACAAGTGGCAGGCCGGCGTATTGATGGTTCTCTGAGTCATTCGGGGAATGAACTTCGAAGTTGATACCCAATAGCAAGTGTTCTCTCAGATTAGCCCCCACCTTTGGGTTATCACATATCACCTGTATTCCCAGCGACTTGAGCAATGACGACGCTCCCACCCCAGAGCGTTGCAGAATTTGTGGAGACTCAATTGCCCCAGCGCAAAGAATGACTTCTCGCCTAGCGCTATAACATACTGCGTGTCCTCGGCAAGTCGCATCGACACCGCTTGCCCGATTACCGTCAAAAATTATTCGGTTGGTGCGCGTATCAATTTCAATACGGAGGTTTTTTCTTTTTATCGCGGGCTTCAGGAAAGCCGTAGCCGCACTAACCCGCTTGCGATCAGCACTAATATTGAAATGTAGATAAGCCGCACCGGTTCTGCCGATATCGCTTACCTTATCCAAGTAAGGCAGTCCGCTGGCACGTGCTGATTCAATGAATGCCTGGGTAATAGCATGTTGTCTGTCATGGGGCAGGATAGGGATGATCCCCTTACTCCCAGAGCCACCATCCAGTTGATTAAAACACCGCTCAATCTCGGGCCAGTGCCAATGATGACCTCCGACATGCGACATTGTTGCAAAGCCCTCCTGCTGGGCGCGTACCCACAACATACCGTTGACTGAACTCGACCCACCAAGTGTTTTCCCCCGTAGCCAGAACTCTAGTGATGACGGCAAAGCCGGGCGTGGTACCGGATGGCGACTAACATAGCGATCTCCAGACAGAAGAGCTCCAAATCCTTTCGGCATAGTCAGCAGTGGGCTACTGTCTCGTGGCCCCTGCTCTAGCAGCAAGACAGAATGGTGTCCATTAGCACTAAGTCGATTAGCTAAAACAGAGCCGGCGGACCCCGCACCTACAATAATGAAGTCGAAGGTTTCTGTGCTCGAATTGGTCATGGTAGCTTCCTTGATCATCAAAAATGACGTACTTGATCAGCTATTGGACTGACCGGTTCTTAGCTCAGTTGGTGTAGAACCGGACCAACGTTTAACCGCACGACGAAAAGCGCGATCATCACTAAATCCCAACTGAAGGGCTATACACTTCATGGGCCGACTGGTCGTACGGAGCGCATGACTGGCATATGACATCCGGCATCGGTTGAGGATGTCGGAATAGCTGGTGCCTTCACCCCGTAAACGACGCCTCAAGGTTGCGGGACTTAAATTGACTAATTGAGTGACTGTTTCAAAGGTAATGTGAGACTTCTGGTTACGCAGAGAAGCTTGGATCAGGGTCTCGATCTGACTGGACAAACTACTGCCTTTCGGCCCGACCACAGAAAGATCCAATGGGAAATGGTCGATAACCTGCTTGAGTTGCTCACTATTCCTAGCCACCGGCAGGGTCAGGCACGATACTGGAAATACTATCCGGCTATGTCTCTGCTGATAAAACAGCGGTACGTCCGGCAGTCCGCCCAGCGGAGGAGAAAACGTGGGTTTGTCACAGCACAATCCAAGTTCTGAAACCGGCAGATCGACTGCTGTAATCCAGCTAAATAGCTGATAAAAAATACTCATGGAAGCCAGCAGTAGCAAGAGCGATGGTGTGTCCTTCATCGGACGGTCCAGCTCTATGCGCAACTCCGCAAATTCACTGCCCTGCACCAACTGAAGTGACAGCCCAATGGCCTTCACTAGCTCACAATAGACTATTGAGCGTTCAATCACACAAGCGAGGTTATCGCAGGTAATAACACAGTGCAGCAGCATGTCTGTGACATCTTTTGTCACTATCGCTTGGAGTGGCAGGGTGGTCGCCTCAGAGGAGAGAAGGCTGCAGATGTAATTAAAAAATCTACTGCATTCGCTGGGCGAGACCATATTGGGAGAAGCTTGGTTGTCCCACTTAATACCGGCTTGTTCAAGCAAGGTTGATCGGTCATATCCCCGGTTCTCCAGTTCTCGGAGCATAAAAGGTATGAGCCTTGCGGTCGAATACATGGTGGTGGAACCATCATCCATCGAGGGCCGCTCGCTGCGCAACGATAAGGCCTCTTTGATCTGAGGGTTTTCCATCCAAAAACTCCGGCCAATGATGATCTCCGGATTCTATGACTGTGTAAGAGGCCCAGGAAGGACCCTGGCGATCACCATCGGGACCTTCGTGTCCTTCACTATTGATCCTGGCCCAGATGTCCTTCGGTTTGAGCGGTGGCTTCTGGCCGACGAGCTTTCCCTTGTTCCAGGCTTCTCATTTGTTGACGGTTTCCATGATCGGAGTCCTATGTTCGGACTATGCTGGAATGGTTGCTGTTGAGGCAGGTGGCTTACGCGGAGTGTCGACCCTCTGCGGTATCCGAGGTACTACGGCCGGTTACCGAGTTGAGCAGCCATTCCTGACGACTGATCACCGACAAGTCCTCAGCCTTATATTGAGCTCC from the Denitratisoma oestradiolicum genome contains:
- a CDS encoding SUF system Fe-S cluster assembly protein, whose amino-acid sequence is MGILDWRHRSETTKNAPSLEEQIIAALRTVFDPEIPINIYDLGLIYALDLTDNGHVSIRMTLTAPGCPVAQTFPDTVAAAVMEVPGVREVEVELVWEPPWSRELMSEAARLELGLL
- the sufU gene encoding Fe-S cluster assembly sulfur transfer protein SufU, translated to MNEDLRNLYQEVIVDHSRRPRNFGPLPGASHHAEGYNPLCGDRLTLHLKLADGIIEAATFEGNGCAISTASASLMTEALIGKTEAQAEDLFTGFHALVTGAADSPGPAALGKLQALAGVQEFPTRVKCATLAWHTLHAALHAALHDQVAPISTEE
- a CDS encoding GMC family oxidoreductase produces the protein MTNSSTETFDFIIVGAGSAGSVLANRLSANGHHSVLLLEQGPRDSSPLLTMPKGFGALLSGDRYVSRHPVPRPALPSSLEFWLRGKTLGGSSSVNGMLWVRAQQEGFATMSHVGGHHWHWPEIERCFNQLDGGSGSKGIIPILPHDRQHAITQAFIESARASGLPYLDKVSDIGRTGAAYLHFNISADRKRVSAATAFLKPAIKRKNLRIEIDTRTNRIIFDGNRASGVDATCRGHAVCYSARREVILCAGAIESPQILQRSGVGASSLLKSLGIQVICDNPKVGANLREHLLLGINFEVHSPNDSENHQYAGLPLVRNVLRYYINRTGPMSQSPCHAAAFISTNAANKRADIQLMFNPFSRQGDAFSNSPGVTLLGYPIYPQSQGQIQITSFDGQQPASIQSNYLSDEYDRQISVAAVRHIRHIAAQTPLAQRIMQEATNSAEAQTDDEIIDLYQRNGLPGFHAVGTCAMGSTIQNSVVDSKMRVHSTDGLRIVDASIIPEMVAGITNATIMAIALRASELILEDHPVC
- a CDS encoding non-heme iron oxygenase ferredoxin subunit yields the protein MNTWIDVAATADFPPGSFRTLDLEGVPVAVFNVDGHYYAIQDCCSHEAETLSYGMVEGLEITCPRHLARFSLATGAALSPPAYEPVATFPVRVHEGMVQIQDKRFD
- the sufD gene encoding Fe-S cluster assembly protein SufD codes for the protein MNASLHYLHEITRLTAVLPGRQLPWLKGLRSEAMGAFAINGFPTTRDEDWKYTSMARIEQGKFSFLAAAPTILGADDIAALALPGAHRLVFVDGRHAPGLSSLSKLPDGITVASLAAMLERNPETLRIWLARPGVGRAAGFAALNTACMTDGAYVHLAPGTILERPLQLLFVATTPALASHSRNLVVAEANSRACIVEHHAAVPGAAAYFTNIVSDIVVGQCACIEHHKLQEEGTQAFHVAAVNAELARDSHFMSTSFALGGVLARTDINVGLQAEGADCTLDGLYLADGRQHMDHHTRIDHARPHGTSREFYKGVLAGAARAVFNGKVIVHPGAQHSDAEQINRNLLLSEQAEIDTKPQLEIWADDVKCSHGATVGQLDPEQIFYLRARGMAEAEARTLLTHAFAAEMVERVHPAPLRARLDRLLRERLAPGSKATS
- the sufC gene encoding Fe-S cluster assembly ATPase SufC; translated protein: MLEIKNLHVGINDGTALKPILRGIDLTVAAGEVHAVMGPNGSGKSTLAQVLAGRESYTVTAGSIRYQGRDLFELLPEERSREGIFLAFQYPVEIPGVANIYLLKAALNAQRVHRGEAELDAVDFLALIRDQLRRMGMDEALLYRPVNQGFSGGEKKRNEILQMTVLAPKLAILDETDSGLDIDALKVVADGVQAMRHPERAIILVTHYQRLLDYIVPDRVHVLAQGRIVRSGGPELALELERRGYGWLDAGATPPEGRTGAAP
- a CDS encoding AraC family transcriptional regulator, with translation MENPQIKEALSLRSERPSMDDGSTTMYSTARLIPFMLRELENRGYDRSTLLEQAGIKWDNQASPNMVSPSECSRFFNYICSLLSSEATTLPLQAIVTKDVTDMLLHCVITCDNLACVIERSIVYCELVKAIGLSLQLVQGSEFAELRIELDRPMKDTPSLLLLLASMSIFYQLFSWITAVDLPVSELGLCCDKPTFSPPLGGLPDVPLFYQQRHSRIVFPVSCLTLPVARNSEQLKQVIDHFPLDLSVVGPKGSSLSSQIETLIQASLRNQKSHITFETVTQLVNLSPATLRRRLRGEGTSYSDILNRCRMSYASHALRTTSRPMKCIALQLGFSDDRAFRRAVKRWSGSTPTELRTGQSNS
- a CDS encoding cysteine desulfurase, translating into MNTTEQKASPTPTTTAPFDVMARRRDFPILSRRVHDLPLVYLDNAATSQKPRCVIDCETRYYSEYNANIHRGIHSLSQQATNAYEEARDAVQRFIHAARREEIIFVRGTTEAINLVADSYGRRLGPGDEILVTEMEHHSNIVPWQLLCERRGAVLRVAPINEAGELILEDFERLLGPRTRLVALTHLSNALGTINPLKRLIVLAHAQGAAVLVDGAQAAPHLGVDVQALDCEFYAFSGHKVYGPTGIGVLYGKAALLAEMPPYQGGGDMIRQVSFAGTTYNDLPYKFEAGTPNIAGGIGLGVALTYLQSLGLAAVAAHEQALLTYATVRAAATPGLRVIGNARAKASILSFVLDGVHAHDVGTILDREGVAVRSGHHCAMPVMDHFGLPATVRASFALYNTHAEVDALFAALAKVREIFP
- a CDS encoding GIY-YIG nuclease family protein, whose translation is MSDPDLDELAAELSEFAVPEAKGGRPPREERVIAGFEEIQRFVEKHGRAPQHGEDRDIFERLYAVRFDRLRVLPDCRALLEPLDHQGLLAGTLGVAEPLATYNVDQLAAELGGVANADDITVLRHVRTSADKRAAEEIADRKPCEDFETFRPLFERVAADLKTGLRQSQPIEAGRRAIEAGDFFVLDGITLYVAEVGEPLKTTAGEVDRRLRLIFANGTESNLLLRSLQRAFYNDPAARRLVSPESGQMSFGGEFEADDVESGTIYVLRSLSDHPYVAQHRDLIHKIGVTGSKVETRIADAEHDATYLLAKVEVVATYKLAGINRSRMENLFHRLFAPARLDIAINDRFGHPVQPQEWFLVPLFVVDEAVERIKDGTITNYVYDPKAARLVKAVSASRTKNEKAG